From the Mycobacterium noviomagense genome, the window GTTCCGCGAGATTGCAGCCACGGTCGTGGTTGGCCGTCGAAGTACAGACCTCACCGCAATCTCGCGTCAGCCCGTCAGCCTCCCCAGGCCCACCCTGCAATCTGCGGGTCATCCTCGCCGTGCTCGCGGGTGTAGCGGCGGGCAGCCAGGCGCGCGTCGGCCATGCGCTGCCGCAGTACGGCGGCGCGAGTGCCCAGCCCGTCGACGCGGTCGATCACGTCCATCACCAGATGGAACCGGTCCAAGTCGTTGAGCATCACCATGTCGAACGGCGTCGTCGTGGTGCCGCGCTCCTTGTAGCCCCGCACGTGCATGTGTGCGTGATTGGTGCGGCGATAGGTGAGCCGGTGGATCAGCCACGAGTAGCCGTGGTAGGCGAAGATGACGGGTTTGTCGCGAGTGAACAACGCGTCAAACTCCTTGTCCGGCAAGCCATGCGGGTGCTCGGTCTCCGGCTGCAGCCGCATGATGTCGACTACATTGATCACCCGCACCGCCAGCTCGGGCAGTTCCCGGCGCAAGATGTCTGCAGCGGCCAGGGTCTCCAGCGTCGGGACGTCGCCGGCGCAGGCCAGCACCACGTCCGGTTCACCCGTCGCGGTGCTGGCCCACTGCCAAATGCCAAGCCCCCGAGTGCAATGCTCGATAGCGGAGTCCATGTCGAGATAGGCCAGTGCGGGCTGCTTGCCGGCGACGATGACGTTGACGTAGTCGCGACTGCGCAGGCAGTGGTCGGCGACCGACAGCAGCGTGTTGCCGTCCGGCGGCAAGTAGACCCGCACCACCTCGGGCCGCTTGTTGGCGACCAGGTCGATGAACCCGGGATCTTGGTGCGACGCGCCGTTGTGGTCCTGGCGCCACACATGCGAGGTCAGCAGATAGTTCAGCGACGCAATCGGCCGCCGCCACGGCAGCTCGCGGCTGGTCGACAGCCATTTCGCGTGCTGGTTGAACATCGAGTCGACGATGTGCACGAACGCCTCATAGCAGTTGAACAGCCCGTGTCGACCGGTCAGCAGATAGCCTTCCAGCCAGCCCTGGCACAGATGCTCGGACAGCACCTCCATGACGCGGCCCTCGGCGGCGAGGTGTTCGTCGACCGGGAGGATCTCCGACAGCCAGACCTTGTCGGTGCGCTCGTAGACGGCGGATAGCCGGTTGGACGCCGTCTCGTCGGGGCCCATCAGCCGGAACCGGTCGGGGTTACGCGCGATCACGTCACGTAGGAAAGTGCCGAGCACGCGGGTCGCTTCATGGGTTTGGGTCGCCGGCTGCGCGACGTCCACCGCGTAGCCGCGGAAGTCGGGCAAGTCCAAGTCGCGCAGCAGCGAGCCACCGTTCGCGTGCGGGTTGGCGCTCATCCGCCGCTCCCCGATGGGGGCGAGCGCCCGCAGTTCGGGCCGCAGCCCGCCGTCGGCGTCGAACAGCTCCGCCGGACGGTAGCTGCGCAGCCATTCCTCCAGCTGCGCGCGATGCTCGGGGTTGTCGTGTGTCTCGGCCAGCGGAACCTGGTGCGAACGCCAGGTGCCCTCGACCTGCTGGCCGTCGACGGTCCTCG encodes:
- a CDS encoding phosphoketolase family protein — its product is MTSQTETPARLSDDEVALIDAYWRAANYLSVGQIYLLDNPLLAEPLTPDHIKPRLLGHWGTTPGLNLIYAHLNRIIRNRDANLIYVTGPGHGGPGLVANAYLEGTYSEVYTGIEQDAEGLRKLFRQFSFPGGIPSHVAAQTPGSIHEGGELGYALVHAYGAAFDNPDLVVACVVGDGEAETGPLAASWHSNKFLNPVCDGAVLPILHLNGYKIANPTVLARLPHTELESLLRGYGYRPITVAGDEPVNVHQQLAAALDEAFDDLAAIQRAARSGGDTGRPVWPMIVLRSPKGWTGPRTVDGQQVEGTWRSHQVPLAETHDNPEHRAQLEEWLRSYRPAELFDADGGLRPELRALAPIGERRMSANPHANGGSLLRDLDLPDFRGYAVDVAQPATQTHEATRVLGTFLRDVIARNPDRFRLMGPDETASNRLSAVYERTDKVWLSEILPVDEHLAAEGRVMEVLSEHLCQGWLEGYLLTGRHGLFNCYEAFVHIVDSMFNQHAKWLSTSRELPWRRPIASLNYLLTSHVWRQDHNGASHQDPGFIDLVANKRPEVVRVYLPPDGNTLLSVADHCLRSRDYVNVIVAGKQPALAYLDMDSAIEHCTRGLGIWQWASTATGEPDVVLACAGDVPTLETLAAADILRRELPELAVRVINVVDIMRLQPETEHPHGLPDKEFDALFTRDKPVIFAYHGYSWLIHRLTYRRTNHAHMHVRGYKERGTTTTPFDMVMLNDLDRFHLVMDVIDRVDGLGTRAAVLRQRMADARLAARRYTREHGEDDPQIAGWAWGG